From the Candidatus Hinthialibacter antarcticus genome, the window TGTTGAATAATTCTGAAATCATAATTTTTTTTATCCGCTTTCGCTGAGCAATAATAATGATTAAATGTATGTTCAATTCAACCTGACAGGATACATCAATTCTAACAAAAAACTGGGCGGTGAGCGAAAGATAGGTTAAGCAGCAGAGATATCAACTTTTTTAACTTTCTTGAGATTGACTTGTTTTCGCGCATGCCAAAGGTCATATTGGCTTTGCATCGCCAGCCAACTTTCTGGAGAGCGGCCAAATGCTTTCGATAAACGCAACGCCATTTCAGGCGAAAGATTGCTCTCGCCGTTCAAAACCCGGTTTAGCGTTGAAGGCGAAACGCCCAGGCTCTCAGCCGCTTTGCGTACACTGATCTCAAACGGCGTGATATAAATCTCCCGGATAAACTCACCCGGATGTGGTGGGTTGTGCATACTCATTAGTGATAATCCTCATAATTTACGATGTACGCATTGCCATCGCGAAATTCAAATGTGATTCTCCAATTCCCGCTAACCGAAATCGACCAAAGTCCTTTCCGTTGTCCTTTCAGCGAGT encodes:
- a CDS encoding HigA family addiction module antitoxin, with translation MHNPPHPGEFIREIYITPFEISVRKAAESLGVSPSTLNRVLNGESNLSPEMALRLSKAFGRSPESWLAMQSQYDLWHARKQVNLKKVKKVDISAA